The following nucleotide sequence is from Chelonia mydas isolate rCheMyd1 chromosome 5, rCheMyd1.pri.v2, whole genome shotgun sequence.
AGTGTTTGCATGAATTCTCAGTTAAATGTGAACAACTGACTGGTGCATAGCACAGGGAAGCTGAAGTCAGTAAGATTACAATTTATGCATCTGCATTTgtactgttttctttaaaaaaaaaaatcacaacaaacaACTGTATACCCTTGGACTTGGTGATTATCTTTTCATGGGCAAGGGCCAGTGGTGAACCAAACCAATACAATTTCTAAAGATAGGAATTGAGCTGGTTatttcaagcaaaataaaaaatagattATATACAGTGGACAGGGAAGATAacatgcatgcagtagaaaagagTGGtgaagctttgtttaaaaaaggtaaaaacaatCATAAGAAAGGAATTATACATTGCATAAGCGTATAGCACAGATGGGGGGAAAATACTATTGCCCAGAAACAAGTAGTTGTACCAACGGGGCAAGTAAGACTATCAAGGTGTTAGTGACCTGGTTAGAAGCCAGTGGTGACTGCTGACAGAAAGGCAAAACACAATTTCATTTTCCACCCAAGTCAGGGTAGGTTATGTAACATCTTCAAGAGCTTTGCACAATTTGCGACTGTAAAACATAATTTGATTTGCTTTTCATAAAGAGAATAAAACTTGCAAACTACTGATCATTTTGTGGCCTAAGTCCGTAGGTTTTAGTAACCAATCCAGTAATAGGTTATATGGTAAAATACATTCCAGTTTGATTACTTGCTACTGCTACCGCAAAAcccaattttgtttcattttaggcAAGACCCTCTCTAATATTTAATTATAGCCTTTCAGTTGCAAGCTTAGGGGATGCTACTTATGCCAGCCAGTTTCATGCAAAAATCAGTGAAATACTCTTTTGAACATATTTGTAGAACAAATAAGATCACAAGTAGCAAAATGTAGAACAGATTTCACTATTTTTATTATACTGAAAAACTGACACACACATGTAATTCCACTATATTACATTTGTAACTCTGTTAACAGTTTAAAACCCCCCAGACCTGAGGAGCACCAGAAGCATGCTCTAAAACTACCTTGGATGCCTTTTAACAATTTCTTCCCACAGCTGTAGAGAGGTTAATTGTTGCGGTACAGAAATAATCTCAGAGCGAACACCTGCCAATTCAGCGCTCCTGGCAAAGTACAGCGCAACAACCTGTTAAAACACAAATCACCATTCCGATTACACACCCTTCAGCTCCTGTCTCCTCAGTGGGTATTTCTAGCGCAGGAAATGGGCCCCCAAACGCATCAACGTCATCCAAGGAAGAATACTGCAGATTAAGCGTTacgattttattattattattattattatttttaatcacatGCAAGGCCGGGGATCTCGTTTCAGGCACGATAACCGGGAGAGCTCATTACAGTgactgcagcccaggctccccgAGCCCTTCCATGATTAATTAGGCCCGGCTGCAACCGGTTACTGAACTGGGGGGCCCTTAAGGAGCTGGCCCGTGTTCTTGTGACTCCAGCAACAGACTGAACGGTGCGcgtaaggggggaggggggggtgtccaGGTTACCAAGTGTCCCGTGGTCACCCGATCCCCCTGCCGCCACCCGGCCGCCGAGCCCGGCGAACACCAGCACGCCCTGAGCCAAGGGGCTGCCCCGGGGCACGGAGCGGGCACGGCAGAGCGGCTCTCCCGAGGGGGCGGGGAGCGAGCCCCGCCGCGGCTCGTTTCCGGCCGACTGCCTTGCCCCGGAGCGGGGCCGCTCCGCCCGCAGGCCGCTGTCCCTGCCCCGTTCCCATGGCGGTGCCGTGTAAACACCCGCCGGCCGGCCGGCCCGGCTGCAGGCTACGCACCTCGCAGCTCATGGACGGAGCGCCGCGGGTCGGAGCCCGCTTCCCGAAGGGGAACAGGCCGCAGCGCCTGCGCCCGGCCCGAGCAGCTGCCGCTGGCCCTGCCTCCCGCTCCCGGCCCGCCCACTGGGCTGGGCTCCGCAGGCTGGCCGGGGCCCTGCGCCCAGCCTGAGGCCCTCGCCCTGCTGCCGGGCGAGGAGGGACCAGCCCGGGCAGACAAATGcggctccagccagccccaaagaGGGGACGGAGCTGGAGTCCCAGCGCCGAGCCCGCCCCAAACCGGGGGGCGCACTGGGCGGCTCAGCCCCGCCTCGGTAATAACAGGGCTAGAGCTCTGGTGACCCCGGGGAGAGGGTGGACGTGGATCCCCAAGGCCCCTGGCTCCGTCGCAGCTCGGCTTCCGGGGCAGTTCCTGCTCCGGGGTCTCTGGCGATGGGGCTGCTCAGCTGCTGGAACTGAGCGCGGCGGGGGAGCTAGCGCAGGCCGCTGCGGGAGGGTCCTGGGATCGAGCCCGAGCATGAAATGAGCCCGCAGGTACCGTTCTCCCCAGTAACAGACAAGCTCTCCTGGACATTCGTTACAAGTTAATGAGGCTGAAAGCTCCTCAGGGCAGCGACCCTGGCTTTGAATGTGCTCTGTGACGTCCAGCACTGTCTTTTGGACAGTGTATCAATAACCAATTTGCAAACAAGGGATCCAGACACTCAGTTTCAGGTTATAAACATGCAATGCAATTAAACACGAGATGGTCTCAAAATATCCATCGTGCCTCATATTTTAATACAGAGATTGTCTTGTGG
It contains:
- the LOC102938295 gene encoding molybdopterin synthase sulfur carrier subunit, producing the protein MSCEVVALYFARSAELAGVRSEIISVPQQLTSLQLWEEIVKRHPRLAAIRDQVVFAVRQEYVLLGDQLLVLQSGDEVAIIPPISGG